In a genomic window of Synergistes jonesii:
- a CDS encoding TRAP transporter large permease: protein MSSLALIGIAILIIIGGLLLGTYIQYAFLAAAFFLVGTLGYKTSFMLTYGYSVVNSIVLLCVPLFIAVGLLMNQSGIGKSLVEFVSIFVGRAKCGLAVVAVVASAAFGSIAGSSLATLSCIGTIMKPRCAEAGYDRGFTAALVSCACPLGLLIPPSAHMVLYSWAGRQSLLACFLATVGPGLMLVFMLSLCSYFILRNNPNIKVNEKIPLPELLTLARKRTGSAIPALMMPFIVLGGIYGGFFTPTEAAAVAVLYTIPVGFFVYKKLTLRNLYDTLVETAASTGVIMVMIFCIMILSRIYIMEDLPAMITEHLKNFSDNKYVILLCTNVILLIIGMIMDDTSAILLCAPIFIPILEEFGVHPVHFAAIMGVNIGIGVLTPPTAPSLYFGSNVMKVEVAEMLPTTLKLLVFAWLPTLMAVTYIPALALWLPDTLLGGIM, encoded by the coding sequence ATGTCCTCGTTAGCGTTGATCGGTATAGCCATATTGATAATAATCGGCGGCCTGCTTCTCGGAACGTATATCCAGTACGCGTTTTTGGCGGCCGCCTTCTTCCTTGTAGGGACGCTGGGATATAAGACAAGCTTCATGCTGACCTATGGCTACAGCGTCGTCAATTCGATCGTCCTCCTCTGCGTCCCCCTTTTCATCGCTGTAGGATTGCTGATGAATCAAAGCGGCATAGGCAAGAGCCTGGTGGAATTCGTCTCTATTTTTGTGGGAAGGGCGAAATGCGGGCTGGCGGTCGTCGCGGTCGTAGCCAGCGCGGCGTTTGGATCGATAGCGGGCAGCAGCCTCGCGACGCTTTCGTGCATAGGTACGATCATGAAGCCGCGCTGCGCTGAGGCCGGGTATGACAGAGGCTTTACCGCGGCGCTTGTCTCATGCGCGTGCCCCTTAGGCCTGCTTATACCGCCGAGCGCCCACATGGTGCTCTATTCATGGGCCGGACGTCAGTCGTTGCTGGCCTGCTTCCTTGCGACGGTCGGCCCGGGGCTCATGCTGGTTTTCATGCTTTCGCTCTGCAGCTACTTTATTCTCAGGAACAACCCGAATATCAAAGTCAATGAAAAGATACCTCTTCCGGAACTCCTTACGCTTGCAAGAAAGAGGACCGGATCCGCCATCCCGGCGTTGATGATGCCGTTCATCGTTCTTGGCGGCATATACGGCGGTTTCTTCACGCCGACGGAGGCGGCCGCCGTAGCGGTATTGTATACGATACCTGTGGGATTCTTCGTATACAAAAAGCTGACGCTGAGAAACCTTTACGATACTCTGGTTGAAACGGCCGCCAGCACGGGAGTCATTATGGTGATGATATTCTGCATAATGATATTGAGCCGCATATATATCATGGAAGATCTGCCTGCAATGATCACGGAGCATCTCAAAAACTTCTCGGACAACAAGTATGTGATTCTGCTCTGTACGAATGTGATTCTCCTGATAATCGGCATGATAATGGACGATACGAGCGCGATACTTCTCTGTGCGCCTATCTTTATCCCCATACTTGAGGAATTTGGCGTACATCCGGTCCATTTTGCGGCGATAATGGGCGTAAATATAGGGATAGGCGTTCTCACTCCGCCGACCGCGCCGAGCCTCTACTTTGGTTCGAACGTGATGAAGGTGGAAGTGGCGGAGATGCTGCCCACAACGTTGAAGCTTCTTGTCTTCGCCTGGCTGCCGACGCTGATGGCGGTCACTTATATACCTGCGCTCGCTCTCTGGCTTCCCGATACGCTTCTTGGTGGCATAATGTGA
- a CDS encoding Na+/H+ antiporter NhaC family protein, protein MQYGFWSVIPPILTIVLALVTKNVFISLFIGVFLGSAILADWNVVAALNDTLNGFVKTMGSSGNTIVIASMLLIGALIHLIEKSGGIDGFVEMMVEKRGVIKSKRAANIFTWLLGVLIFTSGSLSCMVTGSVARPVNDALKVPHEKAAFIVHATSTPVCVLIPLSGWLAAMIGYLTSGGVAEEEAIGVLIQSIALNFYCLLAVLGVLVVALLQKDFGPMKAAEERALKSGELDEPGRRGGEEAQARNARISKARPRATNLFLPIGALLATVIATLYVTGGGSILKGSGMNSLLWGCFVSLFVMGVLCVAEKLYTLNGVIDEMFAGAAGMLPIAFILLFGFTMGTTVKALDTGNYLSSIFLGHLSPALLPTLVFIVSCLISFATGTSMGTMAIMSVIALPMALNLGVSVPLTAGALFGGSIFGDHTSPISDTTIMSCSTTGCDIIDHIKTQSPYCALFAAASIILYAAAGFIL, encoded by the coding sequence ATGCAGTACGGCTTTTGGTCAGTGATACCGCCGATACTCACGATAGTTCTGGCGCTAGTCACGAAAAACGTTTTCATATCGCTATTCATCGGCGTGTTCCTCGGCTCGGCGATCCTCGCCGACTGGAACGTCGTCGCCGCCCTCAACGACACTCTCAACGGCTTCGTCAAGACGATGGGTTCGAGCGGCAACACGATAGTCATCGCCTCGATGCTGCTGATCGGCGCGCTGATTCACCTCATCGAAAAGTCCGGCGGCATTGACGGCTTCGTCGAGATGATGGTCGAAAAGAGGGGCGTCATCAAGTCGAAGCGCGCGGCCAACATCTTCACCTGGCTGCTCGGCGTGCTCATCTTCACCTCCGGCTCGCTCAGCTGCATGGTCACGGGCTCCGTCGCGCGCCCGGTCAACGACGCGCTGAAGGTCCCGCACGAGAAGGCCGCCTTTATCGTCCACGCGACGTCGACGCCCGTCTGCGTGCTGATCCCGCTTTCCGGCTGGCTCGCGGCGATGATCGGCTACCTCACGTCGGGCGGGGTCGCCGAAGAGGAGGCGATAGGCGTGCTGATACAGTCGATAGCGCTGAACTTCTACTGTCTGCTCGCGGTATTGGGCGTCCTCGTAGTCGCGCTCCTCCAGAAGGATTTCGGCCCGATGAAGGCCGCCGAAGAGCGCGCGCTGAAGAGCGGAGAGCTCGACGAGCCGGGGCGCCGCGGGGGCGAAGAAGCGCAGGCGCGCAACGCGCGCATCTCCAAGGCCCGGCCGCGCGCGACTAACCTCTTCCTGCCGATCGGCGCGCTGCTCGCGACCGTCATCGCGACGCTGTACGTGACGGGCGGCGGCTCGATACTCAAGGGGAGCGGCATGAACTCGCTGCTCTGGGGCTGCTTCGTTTCGCTATTCGTAATGGGAGTACTCTGCGTCGCCGAAAAGCTCTACACGCTGAACGGCGTCATCGACGAGATGTTCGCCGGAGCGGCCGGAATGCTGCCGATAGCCTTCATACTGCTCTTCGGCTTCACGATGGGCACGACGGTCAAGGCGCTCGACACCGGCAACTACCTTTCGTCGATATTCCTCGGACATCTGAGCCCGGCGCTGCTGCCGACGCTCGTCTTCATCGTCTCCTGCCTCATATCCTTCGCGACGGGCACGTCGATGGGGACCATGGCGATCATGTCCGTCATAGCGCTGCCGATGGCGCTGAACCTCGGCGTCAGCGTGCCGCTGACGGCCGGCGCGCTTTTCGGCGGTAGCATCTTCGGCGACCACACCTCGCCGATCTCCGACACGACGATCATGTCCTGCTCGACTACCGGCTGCGACATCATCGACCATATAAAGACGCAGTCCCCGTACTGCGCCCTCTTCGCGGCGGCGTCGATAATCCTCTACGCGGCGGCGGGCTTCATCCTCTAA
- a CDS encoding amidohydrolase family protein — MRTVIKGGFVVDPKNGVNSKQNIIIEDGRVAALTPLEPGGADAVVDATGKVVSPGFIDIHMHEDPIDEASGDIRVCIFDCMLRMGVTTVVAGNCGQNVCEPADYLDAVDRAGAPVNVAMLAGHTMLRNIAGARDKYARISAEQLEALCKKTEEQLDRGCAGISYGLRYVPGTGKEELHGTARLCRKGGKMIAAHIRDDAEGVFAAADELIEAGRKFGLNTQISHIGSMAGFGQMERFLQKVDAERANGLRLHCDCYPYYAFSTRIGETTYDEGFLERYRADYSVVELCEGKYRGRSCTKEIFDELRRDAPLTLTVCRVMLPEEIDMAVVQPGVMIASDGLLSSGQGHPRAAGCFPRFLGKYAGSRMPIYDAVAKITALPAEKAGLCGKGGIGAGADADIVIFDPTKVRDNSTFEAPTTPPSGISCVMIGGKVAFADGKIVNDKLGRSLRL, encoded by the coding sequence ATGCGCACTGTTATAAAAGGCGGTTTCGTCGTCGACCCGAAAAACGGCGTCAATTCAAAGCAAAATATCATTATAGAGGACGGCAGAGTCGCGGCGTTGACGCCGCTTGAGCCCGGCGGAGCGGACGCCGTGGTCGACGCGACGGGAAAGGTCGTCTCGCCGGGCTTCATCGATATACACATGCACGAGGATCCGATCGACGAGGCAAGCGGCGATATCCGCGTGTGCATATTCGACTGCATGCTGCGGATGGGGGTGACGACGGTCGTCGCCGGCAACTGCGGGCAGAACGTCTGCGAGCCGGCGGATTATCTGGACGCCGTAGACCGCGCCGGCGCACCGGTCAACGTCGCGATGCTGGCGGGGCACACGATGCTGCGCAACATCGCGGGCGCCCGCGACAAATACGCGCGCATCAGCGCGGAACAGCTGGAGGCTCTTTGCAAAAAGACCGAGGAGCAGCTCGACCGCGGCTGCGCCGGGATATCCTACGGGCTGCGCTACGTGCCCGGCACCGGCAAAGAGGAATTGCACGGCACCGCGCGGCTCTGCCGCAAAGGCGGCAAGATGATCGCGGCGCACATACGCGACGACGCGGAGGGCGTCTTCGCCGCGGCCGACGAGCTGATAGAGGCGGGAAGGAAGTTCGGCCTCAACACACAGATATCGCATATCGGCAGCATGGCGGGCTTCGGCCAGATGGAGCGCTTCCTGCAAAAGGTCGACGCCGAAAGGGCGAACGGCCTCCGCCTCCACTGCGACTGCTACCCCTACTACGCGTTCAGCACGCGCATCGGCGAGACGACTTACGACGAGGGCTTCCTCGAACGCTACCGCGCCGATTATAGCGTCGTCGAGCTCTGCGAGGGCAAGTACAGAGGGCGGAGCTGCACGAAGGAGATTTTCGACGAGCTGCGCCGCGACGCGCCCCTGACGTTGACGGTGTGCCGCGTGATGCTGCCGGAGGAGATCGACATGGCAGTCGTGCAGCCGGGCGTCATGATCGCAAGCGACGGGCTGCTCAGCTCCGGGCAGGGGCACCCGCGAGCGGCCGGCTGTTTTCCACGCTTTCTCGGCAAATACGCTGGGAGTCGCATGCCGATTTACGACGCCGTCGCCAAGATAACGGCGCTGCCGGCGGAAAAAGCCGGGCTGTGCGGCAAGGGCGGCATCGGCGCTGGAGCGGACGCCGACATCGTGATATTCGACCCCACCAAGGTGCGCGACAATTCGACGTTCGAAGCCCCGACTACGCCGCCCTCCGGCATCAGCTGCGTCATGATAGGCGGCAAAGTCGCGTTCGCGGACGGCAAAATTGTCAACGATAAGCTCGGCCGCTCGCTGCGCCTGTGA
- the serC gene encoding 3-phosphoserine/phosphohydroxythreonine transaminase, translated as MSRVYNFSAGPAALPEEVLRQAAAEMLDYRGTGMSVMEMSHRSKEFENIIEGAEATLRELMSIPASYKVLFLQGGASQQFAAIPMNLTRNGTADYIVTGQWAKKAAAEAEKYTKVNRIASSADKIFSYIPDCSDLPVDKDADYVYICQNNTIYGTRYPQLPKTKGRPLAADVSSMFLSEPVDVEKYGVLYAGVQKNAGPAGLVVAVIREDLIREDIWPNTPVMLSWKTQADAKSLYNTPNCWAVYICGLVFEWLKKNGGLAAMRERNEKKAGLLYDYLDCSSLFRGTVEPASRSLMNVPFVTGNEELDKTFIKEAAAAGLVNLKGHRTVGGMRASIYNAMPYEGVEALVKFMKEFEAEHA; from the coding sequence ATGAGCAGAGTATATAATTTCAGCGCGGGGCCGGCGGCGCTCCCGGAAGAAGTGCTTCGGCAGGCGGCCGCGGAGATGCTGGATTATCGCGGGACGGGCATGAGCGTCATGGAGATGAGCCACCGTTCAAAAGAATTTGAAAATATCATCGAGGGCGCCGAAGCGACGCTGCGCGAGCTTATGAGCATCCCGGCGAGCTACAAAGTCCTTTTCCTGCAGGGCGGCGCGAGCCAGCAGTTCGCCGCCATTCCGATGAACCTTACTCGGAACGGGACGGCCGATTACATCGTCACCGGACAGTGGGCGAAAAAGGCCGCGGCCGAGGCCGAGAAATATACAAAGGTGAACAGGATAGCCTCGTCGGCGGATAAGATCTTCTCCTACATCCCCGACTGCTCCGACCTGCCGGTCGACAAAGACGCCGACTACGTCTACATCTGCCAGAACAATACGATATACGGGACGAGGTATCCTCAGTTGCCGAAGACGAAGGGGCGCCCGCTGGCCGCCGACGTATCCTCGATGTTCCTCTCCGAGCCGGTCGACGTGGAAAAGTACGGCGTGCTCTACGCCGGCGTGCAGAAAAACGCCGGCCCGGCCGGCCTTGTGGTGGCGGTGATACGCGAGGATCTGATAAGGGAAGACATCTGGCCGAATACGCCAGTGATGCTCTCTTGGAAAACGCAGGCCGACGCGAAGTCGCTCTATAACACGCCGAACTGCTGGGCCGTCTATATATGCGGCCTCGTCTTCGAATGGCTTAAGAAAAACGGCGGCCTTGCGGCCATGCGGGAAAGAAACGAAAAAAAAGCCGGGCTGCTCTACGATTATCTCGACTGCAGCTCGCTCTTCCGCGGCACGGTGGAGCCCGCGTCGCGCTCCCTTATGAACGTCCCCTTTGTCACCGGAAACGAAGAGCTCGACAAAACATTTATAAAAGAAGCCGCCGCCGCCGGGCTGGTGAACCTCAAAGGGCACCGCACCGTCGGCGGGATGCGCGCGTCCATCTACAACGCGATGCCCTACGAGGGCGTGGAGGCTCTTGTAAAATTCATGAAGGAGTTTGAGGCGGAGCACGCTTAA
- a CDS encoding phosphoglycerate dehydrogenase has protein sequence MKKFRGGYSITDKIEDAHGVLVRSADMLAMDFPKSLRAIARAGAGVNNIPLEKCSEMGIVVFNTPGANANGVKELVIAGLLLASRNISGGIEWVRKNSGGENIAKDAEKAKKAFAGREILGKKLGVIGLGAIGVMVANTAISLGMEVYGYDPYISVGSAWNLKRDVHHSENVDELYEKCDYITVHVPATPSTRGMIDAEALAKMKKGVKILNFARDTLVSENDLAAALESGHVSVYVTDFPTAKSVKMKNAVVLPHLGASTAESEDNCAVMAACELQEYLDNGNIKHSVNYPDCDAGVCRTESRIACLHGNLPGMISKFTAIMSEEDINIANLTNKSRDKYAYTVIDIDTRITDEALERIREIVGMHRVRIVK, from the coding sequence TTGAAGAAATTCCGCGGCGGATACTCCATCACGGACAAAATCGAAGACGCCCACGGCGTGCTCGTCCGCAGCGCCGACATGCTGGCGATGGACTTCCCCAAATCCCTGCGCGCCATAGCCCGCGCCGGGGCCGGAGTCAACAACATCCCGCTGGAAAAATGCTCTGAGATGGGCATCGTCGTATTCAATACGCCTGGGGCCAACGCCAACGGGGTCAAAGAGCTGGTGATCGCCGGCCTGCTTTTAGCGTCGAGAAACATCAGCGGCGGCATCGAATGGGTCAGAAAAAACAGCGGCGGCGAGAATATCGCGAAAGACGCCGAAAAAGCCAAGAAAGCCTTCGCCGGGCGCGAGATACTGGGGAAAAAGCTGGGCGTGATAGGGCTGGGCGCGATCGGCGTCATGGTGGCGAACACGGCCATATCTCTGGGTATGGAAGTCTACGGATACGACCCCTATATATCCGTAGGCTCCGCGTGGAATTTAAAGCGCGACGTGCACCACTCCGAAAACGTCGACGAACTGTATGAAAAGTGCGACTATATCACCGTCCACGTCCCCGCGACGCCCTCGACCAGAGGCATGATAGACGCGGAGGCGCTCGCGAAGATGAAAAAGGGCGTAAAAATATTGAACTTCGCCCGCGACACGCTGGTAAGCGAAAACGATCTGGCCGCCGCTCTGGAAAGCGGGCATGTCTCAGTATATGTCACTGACTTCCCGACCGCAAAGTCCGTTAAAATGAAAAACGCCGTCGTCCTCCCGCACCTGGGCGCCTCCACGGCCGAATCCGAGGACAACTGCGCGGTGATGGCCGCCTGCGAGCTCCAGGAATACCTTGACAACGGCAACATCAAGCATTCCGTCAACTATCCCGACTGCGACGCCGGCGTATGCAGGACGGAATCGCGCATCGCCTGCCTGCACGGCAACCTTCCCGGCATGATCAGCAAATTCACGGCCATAATGAGCGAGGAGGATATCAACATCGCGAACCTTACAAACAAGAGCCGCGATAAATACGCCTATACCGTGATCGACATCGACACGCGCATAACCGACGAAGCGCTTGAACGCATAAGAGAGATCGTCGGCATGCACAGGGTTAGGATAGTCAAATAG
- a CDS encoding glycyl-radical enzyme activating protein, protein MTRGVIFNLAHYAVHDGPGIRTTVFLKGCPLRCVWCCSPQSQSFEPERSLTDEKVYGREVGVEELFAEVWRDAPFWRRSRGGVTLSGGEVLSQPDFAVEFLGVCRAHNVHTAIETSLFASPEVFRRVAEAADLIQFDVKAMDGALHRKLTGRDNEVILLNAVWLLQSGKDCLVRFPMVPGVNDSEEELRALGAFVEKCRKWADVEILKYHRLGVGIYGELGRSYALPDVQPPTEAELAKAKEILGGYKINVF, encoded by the coding sequence ATGACGCGCGGCGTTATTTTCAATCTCGCACATTACGCTGTACACGACGGGCCGGGAATAAGGACAACCGTCTTCCTCAAAGGCTGCCCGCTGCGCTGCGTCTGGTGCTGCAGCCCGCAGTCGCAGAGCTTCGAGCCCGAGCGCTCTCTGACTGATGAAAAGGTATACGGCCGCGAGGTGGGCGTCGAAGAGCTTTTCGCCGAGGTCTGGCGCGACGCCCCCTTCTGGCGCCGTTCGCGCGGCGGCGTAACGCTCTCCGGCGGGGAAGTGCTGTCCCAGCCGGATTTTGCCGTCGAGTTCCTCGGCGTCTGCCGCGCCCACAACGTCCACACGGCTATCGAGACGTCGCTCTTCGCCTCTCCCGAGGTTTTCCGCCGCGTCGCCGAAGCGGCCGATCTTATCCAGTTCGACGTAAAGGCGATGGACGGCGCCCTGCACAGAAAGCTCACCGGCCGGGACAACGAAGTCATCCTGCTGAACGCCGTCTGGCTGCTGCAAAGCGGCAAGGACTGCCTCGTCCGCTTCCCGATGGTCCCCGGCGTCAACGACTCCGAAGAGGAGCTGCGCGCTCTGGGCGCTTTCGTCGAGAAGTGCCGCAAATGGGCCGACGTTGAAATATTGAAGTACCATAGGCTCGGCGTCGGCATATACGGAGAGCTGGGGCGCAGCTACGCGCTGCCGGACGTTCAGCCTCCGACGGAAGCGGAATTGGCGAAGGCGAAAGAAATTTTGGGCGGATACAAGATAAATGTTTTTTAG
- a CDS encoding glycyl radical protein, producing the protein MDRNDTIKRISGMKKRMVTECPTELLPERALLVTEAYKKYASEPPVLKRAYALRHILENMTLFIDEGELFVGHNSPKPRSPIACPELGARWILADLDTFATRPADAIGLTDENKEILRKCLESWQDSSLDSVTSKLVPDETKKAIADHMITVGAQGTAHGNIAVNNKKLLEKGLRGMIGEIDAKLASFQPQRARDGNKIAFWRAAKISLEAVIAFAHRYAGEAEKRAEKCSDAKRREELRDIAAVLRKVPEFPAGSFREAIQSVWLVYVATQIEADPHAMLLGRFDQYMYPYYKKDKEEGRLSDEEAVELIAHIWIKCTAIIKLMDSVTTRTFAGFPLFQNITLAGQGPRGEDVCNELTELIMDAASLAKVTQPSLSFRYHNKVSHKALLRACEMIKLGLGYPAIMNDNCIIPKHLIRGATLEEARGYCMNCVESDIEGACDSRSNGGYVNMPKAFLLALNDGADPSTGEQCGPHTGKLADFKSFDELMKAFDAQVAYFVKLIVRAYDLIDGAHAVHAPEPFTSALLDDCIASGLTRQEGGVRYNFSGIFGVGLASASDAMAAVRKVIFDDKSAKAEELLGALKDDFAGADELRKLCCGAPKFGNDDDYVDLIAREAAHIFCKEVVRYPCMRGGFYIPELHSVSTHVYFGELTGATADGRLAETHFSDGASPVGGRDRSGPTAAMLSMSKLDHIEVLQGVLYNQKFSPSVLNTPNSAALLADYIRAWCDLGGHHIQFNVVSSGDLKEARRKPEEHRDLIVRVAGYSAYFAELNANTQDEIIARTEYEELN; encoded by the coding sequence ATGGACAGGAACGATACGATCAAACGCATTTCCGGAATGAAAAAACGCATGGTCACAGAATGCCCGACCGAGCTCCTGCCGGAGCGCGCGCTGCTCGTCACGGAGGCGTATAAGAAGTACGCAAGCGAGCCGCCGGTGCTCAAGAGGGCCTACGCGCTGCGCCACATTCTGGAAAATATGACCCTTTTCATCGACGAGGGCGAGCTTTTCGTCGGGCACAACTCGCCGAAGCCGCGTTCGCCTATAGCCTGTCCCGAGCTCGGCGCGCGCTGGATACTCGCCGACCTCGACACCTTCGCGACGCGGCCGGCGGACGCCATCGGGCTGACCGACGAGAACAAGGAGATTCTACGCAAGTGCCTCGAAAGCTGGCAGGATTCTTCGCTCGACTCCGTGACGTCGAAGCTTGTCCCGGACGAAACGAAGAAGGCGATCGCCGACCATATGATCACGGTCGGCGCGCAGGGCACGGCGCACGGGAATATCGCCGTGAACAATAAGAAGCTCCTTGAGAAGGGGCTGCGCGGGATGATCGGCGAGATAGACGCAAAGTTGGCGTCCTTCCAGCCACAGCGTGCGAGGGACGGCAACAAGATAGCCTTCTGGCGCGCGGCGAAGATTTCGCTGGAAGCTGTGATAGCCTTTGCGCACCGTTACGCCGGCGAGGCGGAGAAGCGCGCCGAAAAATGCTCCGACGCGAAGCGCCGCGAAGAGCTGCGCGACATCGCCGCGGTGCTGAGGAAGGTGCCGGAGTTCCCGGCGGGGAGCTTCCGCGAGGCGATCCAGTCGGTCTGGCTCGTCTACGTAGCGACGCAGATCGAGGCCGATCCGCACGCGATGCTGCTCGGGCGCTTCGACCAGTATATGTACCCCTATTACAAGAAGGACAAGGAGGAGGGGCGCCTCAGCGACGAAGAGGCGGTGGAGCTCATAGCGCACATCTGGATCAAGTGCACCGCGATCATCAAGCTGATGGACTCTGTCACGACGCGCACCTTCGCCGGCTTCCCGCTATTCCAAAACATCACGCTCGCGGGGCAGGGGCCGCGCGGCGAGGATGTCTGCAACGAGCTGACGGAGCTGATAATGGACGCCGCGTCGCTCGCCAAGGTCACGCAGCCCTCGCTCTCCTTCCGCTATCACAACAAGGTCAGCCACAAGGCCCTGCTGCGGGCGTGCGAGATGATAAAGCTCGGGCTCGGCTATCCGGCGATCATGAACGACAACTGCATCATCCCCAAGCATTTGATCCGCGGCGCCACGCTCGAAGAGGCTCGCGGCTACTGCATGAACTGCGTCGAGTCCGACATCGAGGGCGCGTGCGACTCACGCTCCAACGGCGGCTACGTGAATATGCCGAAGGCCTTCCTACTGGCGCTGAACGACGGCGCCGATCCGTCGACCGGCGAGCAGTGCGGCCCGCATACGGGGAAGCTTGCGGATTTCAAGAGCTTTGACGAGCTGATGAAGGCTTTCGATGCGCAGGTGGCTTACTTCGTCAAGCTCATCGTCCGCGCCTACGACCTCATAGACGGCGCGCACGCGGTGCACGCGCCGGAGCCCTTCACGTCGGCGCTGCTAGACGACTGCATCGCCAGCGGCCTCACGAGGCAGGAGGGCGGCGTGAGGTATAACTTCTCGGGCATATTCGGCGTCGGCCTCGCGTCGGCGTCGGACGCGATGGCGGCGGTCAGAAAGGTCATATTCGACGACAAGAGCGCTAAGGCGGAGGAGCTGCTCGGCGCGCTGAAGGACGACTTCGCCGGGGCGGACGAGCTCAGGAAGCTCTGCTGCGGCGCGCCGAAATTCGGCAATGACGACGATTACGTAGACCTTATCGCCAGAGAGGCGGCGCACATATTTTGCAAGGAGGTCGTGCGGTACCCCTGTATGCGCGGCGGCTTCTACATACCGGAACTGCACTCTGTTTCGACTCACGTCTACTTCGGCGAGCTGACGGGCGCGACGGCCGACGGGCGGCTCGCGGAGACGCATTTCTCGGACGGCGCTTCGCCTGTCGGCGGGCGCGACCGCAGCGGCCCGACGGCCGCTATGCTCTCGATGAGCAAGCTCGACCATATAGAAGTGCTGCAGGGGGTCCTATATAACCAGAAGTTCTCGCCGTCGGTGCTGAACACTCCGAACTCGGCGGCGCTTCTTGCGGATTATATCCGCGCCTGGTGCGACTTAGGCGGGCACCACATCCAGTTCAACGTCGTCTCCTCGGGGGATCTGAAGGAGGCTCGGCGCAAGCCGGAGGAGCACCGCGACCTTATCGTCCGCGTGGCGGGCTACAGCGCCTACTTCGCGGAGCTCAACGCGAACACACAGGACGAGATCATAGCGAGAACGGAATACGAAGAGCTGAACTGA